A region of Methanoregula sp. DNA encodes the following proteins:
- a CDS encoding type II toxin-antitoxin system RelE/ParE family toxin — protein MDFQVVWSPEAIEDMESIAGYISRDSERYAAAVVDRLLNAARDLSYSPYAGRIVPELEDKSIRELIIYSYRLVYRVKGNVITVAAVIHGKRLLDPVTERIRGQQQ, from the coding sequence ATGGACTTCCAAGTAGTTTGGTCTCCTGAAGCCATCGAAGACATGGAGTCCATTGCCGGCTACATATCTCGCGACTCCGAACGCTATGCCGCGGCGGTAGTTGACAGGCTTCTCAACGCTGCGCGTGATTTGAGCTACTCCCCTTATGCCGGCAGGATAGTGCCCGAGCTGGAGGATAAATCCATACGAGAACTGATTATCTACAGCTATCGGCTCGTATATCGCGTGAAGGGCAATGTAATCACGGTAGCGGCTGTCATTCACGGTAAGAGGCTTCTCGATCCCGTCACTGAACGGATCAGAGGGCAGCAACAATAG
- a CDS encoding IS1634 family transposase, whose protein sequence is MYLKRCGQAKGKQEGIYWELVESYRTERGPRQRIVAYLGDVGEAKRLGVQRAANDEGCSWQSRLFDEEGEPEWVEVDAKRVHVERVRDFGGYWLGLELAEKLGLIDLLERLMPDGREDIPWPMMVLTLVLMRLGEPSSELRIAEHLYERSCLGDLLGIPDDKVNDDRLYRTLDQLLPKKVELEKHLKERLGELFNLEYDLLLYDVTSTYFEGQGDGNPQAKRGYSRDHRPDCKQVCIALVVSRDGLPLGYEVFAGNRTDVTTVEEIVEKIEGQYGSAGRIWVMDRGMVSEENLEYLRSGGRRYIVGTPKSQLRRFEKELLMEDWEKVREGLEVKRCPSPDGQESFILCRSTARALKEKQIHERFEKRVEKGMTKLVESCQKKKQKVGIVERRVGRLLEANSRAAGLFRIEVTQRRDGGAEVVWEKLEEWRAWAEMSEGCYLLRSNIVDWDAEQLWRAYIQLTEAEAAFRIQKGDLRIRPIWHQKEARVQAHILVCFLAYVLWKTLGQMCKRAGLGSEPRKVLDEIAQIKVVDVTLPTKQGFLIRNRCIAQPTKAQAVLLQKLQLHLPQRMKIQKT, encoded by the coding sequence ATGTATCTGAAGAGATGTGGGCAGGCCAAAGGGAAGCAGGAAGGCATATACTGGGAACTGGTGGAATCCTATCGGACGGAGCGAGGGCCTCGCCAGAGAATCGTGGCCTACTTGGGGGATGTGGGAGAAGCCAAGCGTCTGGGCGTCCAGCGGGCAGCCAACGATGAAGGGTGTTCCTGGCAAAGCCGTCTGTTCGATGAGGAAGGTGAGCCGGAATGGGTGGAGGTGGATGCCAAACGGGTACACGTGGAGCGAGTGCGTGACTTTGGCGGCTACTGGCTCGGCCTGGAGTTGGCGGAGAAACTTGGGCTCATTGATCTTCTGGAACGTCTGATGCCTGACGGGCGGGAAGATATTCCCTGGCCGATGATGGTTCTCACCCTGGTGCTGATGCGTCTTGGTGAACCGTCCAGCGAGTTGCGGATCGCCGAGCACCTGTACGAAAGAAGCTGTCTGGGTGATCTCCTCGGGATACCCGATGACAAGGTTAATGACGACCGGCTCTACCGGACTTTGGATCAACTTCTGCCTAAGAAGGTTGAGTTGGAGAAGCATCTGAAGGAGCGTCTGGGAGAGCTGTTCAATCTGGAATACGATCTGCTCCTGTACGATGTGACCTCGACCTATTTCGAAGGACAAGGCGATGGCAATCCGCAGGCAAAACGAGGCTATTCACGGGATCATCGCCCCGATTGCAAGCAGGTATGCATCGCCCTGGTAGTGAGCCGGGACGGCCTGCCTCTGGGATATGAAGTCTTTGCCGGTAACCGGACCGATGTGACGACGGTGGAAGAGATTGTGGAGAAGATCGAAGGTCAGTACGGGTCTGCCGGCCGGATATGGGTCATGGATCGGGGGATGGTATCGGAGGAGAACCTGGAATATCTGCGTTCCGGGGGAAGGCGATATATTGTGGGGACGCCCAAAAGTCAACTGAGGCGCTTCGAGAAAGAGTTGCTTATGGAGGATTGGGAGAAGGTGCGGGAAGGACTGGAGGTAAAGCGATGTCCTTCGCCGGATGGACAGGAGAGCTTCATCCTTTGCCGGAGCACTGCCCGTGCGCTCAAGGAGAAACAAATCCACGAGAGGTTCGAAAAACGCGTCGAGAAAGGTATGACGAAGCTGGTGGAGAGTTGTCAAAAGAAAAAGCAGAAGGTGGGCATCGTGGAACGGAGAGTGGGAAGGCTTTTGGAAGCCAACAGCCGAGCCGCCGGCCTATTCCGGATCGAGGTTACGCAACGAAGGGATGGTGGGGCTGAGGTGGTCTGGGAAAAGTTGGAGGAATGGCGAGCCTGGGCCGAAATGAGCGAAGGCTGTTACCTGCTGCGGAGCAATATCGTCGATTGGGATGCAGAACAACTCTGGCGTGCGTATATTCAACTGACCGAGGCTGAGGCGGCCTTCCGGATTCAGAAGGGCGACTTGAGGATCAGGCCCATCTGGCATCAGAAGGAAGCGCGGGTTCAAGCTCACATCCTGGTCTGCTTCCTGGCTTATGTTTTATGGAAGACGCTCGGACAGATGTGCAAAAGAGCCGGACTGGGCAGCGAGCCCCGGAAGGTGCTCGACGAGATCGCTCAGATCAAAGTCGTCGATGTGACCCTGCCGACGAAACAGGGGTTCCTGATCCGAAATCGCTGCATCGCCCAGCCGACCAAAGCCCAAGCCGTCCTGCTCCAAAAGCTCCAACTGCACCTCCCTCAGCGGATGAAAATTCAAAAAACGTAG
- a CDS encoding IS4 family transposase produces the protein MARTIAALSQGSRITDYISIGVLAKTFPLEKVNEILERTGKTSQRQRDLPAHVVIYYVLALTLFMEVSYREVLRCLLEGIEWLSAPGTRVKITGKSGISQARTRLGSDPVKELHDAVVKPIAGKDTKGAWYRQWRLVSLDGSTMETADNQENEAAFGRPGASRGRSSYPQIRFASLVENGTHVLFGTQLGGCRTAEATLAREVIPHLEAGMLCLADRYFFGFELWQKARGTQAELLWRVRKNVSLPCLKRLPDGSYLSQIYAYRQKHRTATNGIDVRVIEYVLEGSSSKEIYRLVTSILDPEAAPAQELAALYCERWEIETALDELKTHLRGSRIQLRSKTPDLVRQEFYGLMMTHFAIRGLMHEAAIRGDIDPDRLSFVHAVRVVRRKLANPFAFSPSAQESAP, from the coding sequence ATGGCACGGACAATTGCGGCACTTTCCCAGGGGTCACGAATTACAGACTACATCAGCATTGGAGTGCTCGCTAAGACCTTTCCCTTAGAGAAGGTGAACGAAATACTGGAGAGAACCGGTAAGACGAGCCAGAGGCAGCGTGATCTGCCTGCTCACGTGGTGATCTATTATGTGCTGGCATTGACGTTGTTCATGGAGGTATCTTATCGGGAAGTGCTCCGCTGTTTGCTGGAAGGAATCGAGTGGCTCTCGGCCCCCGGCACCCGGGTCAAGATCACCGGGAAGTCAGGGATTTCCCAGGCCCGAACACGGCTTGGCTCTGATCCGGTTAAGGAACTGCATGATGCGGTTGTCAAACCCATTGCCGGCAAGGATACCAAGGGGGCTTGGTATAGGCAATGGCGTTTGGTGTCTCTCGACGGTAGTACCATGGAGACAGCGGACAATCAGGAAAACGAAGCCGCCTTCGGGCGGCCGGGCGCCAGCCGGGGTCGGAGCAGTTACCCGCAAATACGCTTTGCCTCCCTGGTGGAGAACGGGACCCATGTCTTGTTCGGAACGCAATTGGGGGGTTGCCGTACGGCAGAGGCTACTCTGGCTAGAGAAGTAATTCCCCATCTTGAAGCCGGGATGTTGTGCCTGGCCGACCGCTATTTCTTTGGTTTTGAATTGTGGCAAAAGGCTCGGGGTACCCAAGCAGAATTGCTGTGGCGAGTGCGCAAGAATGTGTCGCTCCCCTGCCTCAAGCGTTTGCCGGATGGCTCGTACCTGAGTCAAATTTACGCTTACCGGCAAAAGCACCGCACCGCTACCAATGGGATTGATGTACGCGTCATTGAGTATGTCTTGGAGGGCAGCAGTTCCAAAGAAATCTACCGCCTGGTAACCTCCATTCTGGATCCAGAGGCCGCTCCCGCTCAGGAATTGGCGGCTTTGTATTGCGAACGCTGGGAAATTGAAACCGCTCTGGATGAACTCAAAACCCACTTACGCGGTTCCCGAATCCAGCTACGGAGCAAGACACCCGACCTCGTCAGGCAAGAATTTTACGGCCTGATGATGACCCATTTTGCCATACGGGGATTGATGCACGAAGCTGCCATCAGGGGAGATATTGATCCAGATAGGCTGTCATTCGTCCACGCCGTGCGCGTGGTGAGACGGAAACTAGCGAATCCCTTTGCTTTTTCCCCCTCAGCACAGGAAAGCGCTCCATGA